The Candoia aspera isolate rCanAsp1 chromosome 6, rCanAsp1.hap2, whole genome shotgun sequence genome has a segment encoding these proteins:
- the SLC16A9 gene encoding monocarboxylate transporter 9, with protein sequence MVFQKSPDGGWGWVIVLGSFFTQFLCYGSPLAVGVLYVEWLDLFREGKGKTAWVGSLASGVGLLASPICSTCISAFGARPVTIFSSFMVAGGLMMSSFAPNIYFLFCSYGIIVGLGCGLLYTATVTITCQYFDKRRGLALGLISTGSSVGLFIYAALQKELIELYGLDGCLLIVGALSLNILACGSLMRPLPVAQKPDLEKVPDQYLIYNEKEKPAYEEHITILEKAWSEGKWGNKVPCSDCKVDGLGIHSQLLSAPPRETGSYRKKVAEQTYLCKQLAKKKWDLYLNYWEETLGLFKNKVFSALFIAIFLFDIGSFPPSLLMEDVARSSNIIEEDCVVPLISIIGIMTAVGKLALGILADVDWINALYLYVLTLILMAVALVLIPFAQSYRTLAILSGVLGFLAGNWSIFPYVTTKTVGIEKLTHAYGILMFFAGLGNSLGPPIVGWCYDWTMSYDVAFYFSGLCVLFGGLLLLVAMLPCWRGTSTSNQPRPHAQTFTPAKLPPECK encoded by the exons ATGGTGTTCCAGAAATCGCCCGATGGCGGATGGGGCTGGGTGATTGTCCTGGGCTCCTTCTTCACCCAGTTCCTGTGCTATGGGTCACCCTTGGCCGTCGGGGTGCTCTACGTAGAATGGCTGGATCTCTTcagagagggaaaaggaaagaccGCGTGGGTCGGATCCCTGGCgagtggggttgggctgcttgcCA GTCCCATCTGCAGCACCTGCATCTCTGCTTTCGGGGCACGGCCAGTCACCATCTTCAGTAGCTTTatggttgcaggagggctgatgATGAGCAGCTTTGCACCCAACATCTACTTCCTGTTTTGTTCCTATGGAATTATTGTTG GACTCGGATGTGGCTTGCTGTACACGGCCACAGTCACGATCACGTGCCAGTATTTCGACAAACGTAGAGGCCTTGCGCTTGGACTGATTTCCACAG GGTCAAGCGTGGGCCTTTTCATATATGCTGCATTACAGAAAGAGCTGATAGAACTGTATGGGCTGGACGGGTGCCTGCTGATTGTTGGTGCGCTCTCTCTAAACATACTAGCCTGTGGCAGCCTGATGAGGCCTTTGCCGGTAGCCCAGAAGCCCGACCTCGAGAAGGTTCCAGATCAATACTTGATTTATAACGAAAAAGAAAAGCCCGCTTACGAAGAACACATAACCATACTTGAAAAGGCCTGGAGTGAAGGGAAGTGGGGCAATAAGGTGCCATGTAGTGACTGCAAAGTGGATGGCCTCGGAATTCATAGCCAGTTGCTCTCAGCGCCCCCCAGAGAGACCGGCAGCTACCGAAAGAAAGTCGCAGAACAAACTTACCTGTGCAAACAACTTGCCAAGAAGAAATGGGACCTGTATTTAAATTACTGGGAGGAAACGTtgggtctttttaaaaacaaagtcttTTCCGCACTTTTTATCGCCATCTTCCTCTTTGACATTGGCAGCTTCCCTCCTTCATTACTCATGGAGGACGTTGCGAGGAGCTCCAATATCATCGAAGAAGACTGTGTCGTCCCTCTGATTTCCATCATTGGCATTATGACGGCCGTCGGGAAGCTGGCCCTGGGGATCCTGGCAGACGTTGACTGGATCAATGCTTTGTATCTCTACGTCCTGACGTTAATCCTGATGGCCGTGGCGCTGGTATTGATTCCATTTGCACAAAGCTACAGGACCCTGGCAATTCTTTCTGGGGTTTTAGGTTTCCTGGCGGGAAACTGGTCGATTTTCCCCTACGTCACAACCAAGACCGTGGGGATCGAGAAACTGACCCACGCCTATGGCATATTGATGTTTTTTGCTGGACTTGGAAACAGTCTTGGACCACCAATTGTAG GTTGGTGTTACGACTGGACCATGTCCTACGATGTAGCCTTCTACTTCAGTGGCCTGTGTGTCCTCTTCGGAGGGCTGCTTCTCCTGGTGGCCATGCTGCCCTGTTGGCGTGGAACAAGCACCAGCAACCAGCCCAGGCCCCACGCCCAAACATTTACCCCTGCAAAGCTGCCCCCAGAGTGTAAATGA